The Bacillus sp. Marseille-Q1617 genome has a segment encoding these proteins:
- a CDS encoding SagB family peptide dehydrogenase, producing MTLEEFLHNLQFNIERANQPNWEADWEDAPLSYKLYRGLQSMPLSLEVPLSLTGSQLPAKPDVERIGHFLWYVYGITGVSQSVDGGDSGEEESYPIQSYRRFAPSGGALYPNELYIYLKLDDLPHGVYHYDAARHRLDLLREGNFDSYVERALGNRCDISSCFGTVFVSTRFWKNFFKYNNFSYRLQALDAGVLMGQLLETSKRFGFQSGVYVQFLDSGVNHLLGLDEEEENVYSVILLSADVTNWAGSGMGRELTGEELCRELPAISVENYERSDRIREFPMLLEVNEASKIDCIGDFRRLGRQPRVRGGEKEILLPEVEALAFDFASACKNRHSPEMDFAMDKVSQEALGSLLKAATQSYSFRSDIDDVFSDREPRVSIWGCFYNVEGIPDGAYAYDSGRHSLREVGTGDYRLQLQSGLSLDNVNLLQVPMCLHIIGNKDYDKDTLGYRGYRIMQMEAGMLVQRLLLAASAYGFGGHPLLGFDTTLTDGIYNLDSEGKTTLIQVPVGPFRERGWMRGSLLS from the coding sequence ATGACGCTGGAAGAATTCCTGCACAATCTGCAATTTAATATCGAGCGTGCCAATCAGCCGAACTGGGAAGCGGACTGGGAGGATGCGCCCCTTTCTTATAAGCTTTACCGGGGACTGCAGTCGATGCCATTGTCTCTAGAAGTACCGCTGTCACTCACCGGGAGCCAGTTGCCGGCCAAACCCGATGTAGAAAGGATCGGTCATTTTCTCTGGTATGTCTATGGCATCACAGGGGTAAGCCAGTCGGTGGATGGGGGTGATTCCGGGGAAGAGGAGTCTTACCCCATCCAATCTTACCGGCGGTTTGCACCATCCGGCGGGGCGCTGTATCCGAATGAACTCTATATCTATCTGAAGTTGGATGATCTGCCCCATGGAGTCTACCATTATGATGCCGCCCGTCATCGCCTCGACTTACTTCGGGAAGGGAATTTCGATTCGTACGTGGAACGGGCACTCGGCAATCGCTGTGACATCTCATCCTGTTTCGGCACAGTCTTTGTCTCCACACGATTCTGGAAAAACTTTTTCAAATACAATAACTTTTCCTACAGGCTGCAGGCACTGGATGCCGGCGTCCTGATGGGACAGCTGCTGGAAACCTCTAAAAGATTTGGGTTTCAGTCGGGGGTGTATGTTCAATTTCTGGATTCAGGGGTCAACCATTTGCTTGGACTGGATGAGGAAGAGGAGAATGTCTATAGCGTCATCCTGCTTTCGGCTGATGTTACGAATTGGGCTGGATCGGGGATGGGCCGGGAATTAACCGGTGAGGAATTATGCCGGGAGCTGCCCGCTATTTCGGTAGAAAACTATGAACGGTCTGACAGGATTAGGGAGTTTCCGATGTTACTAGAGGTGAATGAAGCTTCTAAGATAGATTGTATAGGTGATTTCCGGAGGCTTGGGAGACAACCGCGGGTTAGGGGCGGTGAAAAAGAAATCCTGCTCCCTGAGGTCGAGGCACTGGCGTTTGATTTTGCTTCCGCATGCAAAAATAGACATTCACCGGAAATGGATTTTGCCATGGATAAGGTCAGTCAGGAGGCGCTGGGGTCTTTATTGAAGGCTGCAACTCAGTCATACTCTTTTCGAAGTGACATAGACGATGTTTTTAGCGACAGAGAACCCCGTGTTTCAATTTGGGGCTGCTTTTATAACGTAGAAGGCATTCCGGATGGCGCATACGCATATGACAGCGGCCGCCATTCATTGCGGGAAGTCGGCACAGGGGATTATCGGCTTCAGCTGCAGTCAGGGCTGTCACTGGATAACGTAAACTTGCTTCAGGTGCCGATGTGCCTCCATATCATTGGGAATAAAGATTACGATAAAGACACCCTGGGATACAGGGGCTACAGGATCATGCAGATGGAAGCCGGCATGCTTGTACAGCGGCTGCTTTTGGCAGCTTCTGCTTATGGATTTGGCGGACACCCGCTTCTTGGATTTGATACGACGTTGACGGATGGGATTTATAATCTGGATTCAGAGGGGAAGACTACCTTGATCCAAGTCCCGGTCGGACCTTTTCGGGAGCGGGGATGGATGAGGGGAAGTTTGTTGAGTTAG